A window of Terriglobus sp. RCC_193 contains these coding sequences:
- a CDS encoding ROK family protein, translating to MKVSFRSAKTAVIAALLQNDQLSRLELSDRAGVSPAAITEVTQHLLQQGLLLETPALNAGKRRGRPTVQLSLQASHSCFVGVSINEEKIQLAITDLRGEVLGHEEVTEHNDLEELPAAIRASFTRMLRKSGVARSRVRGAGISVAGIVDADAGICRYSAGLDWRDVPIAEKIAAALKLPAWADNDANAIAMGQKIFGRGREYDNFSIVMLGRTIGSAHYMNGMLYRGHDGSAGEIGHITVDPNGPPCRCGRNGCLDTLAGGYALRQAAKKAGLSIQTMRDLEDLAMRGNAKAIKLLRDAGTALGSAIATLVHLNDPAAVLFTDLEGFENGLFRTATRQAIENGILPRFLASTQIIFGDGEAVSLPRSAASIAAFNYLIAL from the coding sequence ATGAAGGTGTCCTTCCGGTCCGCGAAGACCGCCGTGATTGCCGCGTTGCTCCAAAACGACCAGCTTTCCCGGCTGGAACTGAGTGATCGCGCGGGGGTCAGCCCAGCCGCCATCACTGAAGTAACACAACACCTGTTGCAACAAGGCCTTCTGCTGGAAACGCCGGCCCTCAACGCCGGCAAGCGGCGCGGACGCCCCACGGTCCAGCTTTCTCTGCAGGCCTCTCACTCCTGTTTCGTCGGCGTCAGCATTAACGAAGAAAAGATACAGCTCGCCATCACCGACTTGCGCGGCGAAGTCCTCGGGCACGAAGAAGTGACGGAGCACAACGACCTGGAAGAGTTGCCTGCCGCCATCCGAGCCAGCTTTACGCGGATGTTGCGCAAATCCGGCGTTGCGCGCAGCCGCGTCCGTGGAGCAGGCATCTCCGTCGCCGGTATTGTGGATGCCGATGCTGGCATCTGCCGTTACTCCGCAGGCCTCGACTGGCGCGACGTTCCCATTGCAGAAAAGATTGCCGCTGCGCTGAAACTGCCGGCATGGGCAGACAACGATGCCAACGCCATCGCCATGGGCCAGAAGATCTTCGGACGCGGACGCGAGTATGACAACTTTTCCATCGTCATGCTGGGACGCACTATTGGTTCCGCGCATTATATGAACGGAATGCTCTATCGCGGACACGACGGCAGCGCGGGCGAAATCGGCCACATCACTGTGGACCCGAATGGCCCACCCTGCCGCTGCGGACGCAATGGCTGTCTGGATACACTCGCGGGCGGATATGCCTTACGACAGGCCGCAAAGAAGGCAGGACTTTCCATTCAAACCATGCGTGACCTGGAAGATCTGGCCATGCGCGGCAATGCCAAAGCGATCAAGCTGTTGCGCGATGCGGGTACCGCCCTTGGCAGTGCCATCGCCACACTGGTCCATTTGAATGATCCTGCGGCGGTGCTTTTCACGGATCTGGAAGGCTTTGAAAATGGCCTCTTCCGTACTGCCACGCGACAGGCCATTGAGAACGGCATCCTGCCGCGCTTCCTTGCTTCCACGCAGATCATCTTTGGCGATGGAGAAGCGGTTTCGCTGCCACGCAGCGCCGCCTCCATTGCAGCCTTTAACTATCTGATTGCCCTATAG
- a CDS encoding carboxypeptidase regulatory-like domain-containing protein, which produces MTKGALRTIAIAGIFAAAVSPAFAQNTTADVVGTATDVSGAMVPNATVVLTDVNTHDKRTVTAGSSGEYTFTLLKPGTYSLTVTSPGFKTFQIANFNLSAGDRAREDAHLAVGNEGETINVEATTPALRTDSSALITTVTEKATQELPLNGRNFINLVQVTPGATEGLNNGLASGNRPDDRRQTSSVSMNGQADMMNNQTIDGIDNNERVIGSIGVRPSVDGIQEVSVQTNVFTAEVGRAAGAIINVITKSGGNQFHGSAYEFFRNDKLNANPFKFGANIPKPKYRQNQFGASLGGPIIKDKTFFFVDYEGLNKVFNQNPSSTTVPTLFERNNLGNFTDNPGINTIVPAASFDKVAQQYFNLFPLPNTGTASTVANNYTAARPDSQFSKTGDVRGDQRFKNGDLFYVRYTYNRVDTSIGSLFPAVSTAAGTIFPGGNLGSYPGPALTRAHQAHLNYVHAFTPNLLLELKAGYTLLDNAQYPLNFGKAINTAFGQPNINVDGRTAELSAVNVTLGGATLGNRPPIIYHENTWQYEGSVNYIHGKQIIKVGAGLIRRQDSTTQTDTANGNWVFNNFATLLSGDYATAARNQILYTPRNRTWEPHFFFQDDVHLTPNLTVNLGVRYDLFTPYTETNNILSNFDIVQQKFLIAGVNADSHGGIKTDYGNVAPRFGFAYTPAPKTVIRGGFGLTFAPENTTSGSALVNQPFTATLGPYTQPNAPTGYSKFANGMPIPTANPYLVPTGSATAALDPNFKSTYIEQFNLTVEREFAGFVGTLSYVGELGRRNGYYLSDFNTVPLAQAPLSFTAATRGSTTLAPVATTDYNSRRRFASGNNTQLLGVPLYRSTGSSSYHGFQAVLKRRFSKGLDLQAAYTQSRLLDNSESISNNGGNGFGSTAELLNSIEYGNGNLDMRSRITGTFNYALPFGQNAHGFVGVLAKGWQANGIVVWGTGLPFSVTNNVNRTGTRPTATNSDRATMLSSGRVSHPTITKWFDTNAFVWQANGTTSTQRRNQLYGPGIQRVDLSLLKNFDLTERFKLEFRTEAFNVLNTAQFINPSASLNQVACTTACNNFPVAGYAPAAGYGAITATGNAYNPRLIQFAAKVKF; this is translated from the coding sequence GTGACCAAAGGTGCGCTGCGCACCATAGCAATCGCCGGCATTTTTGCCGCAGCGGTTTCACCAGCCTTTGCCCAGAACACCACTGCGGATGTCGTTGGCACGGCAACGGACGTGTCAGGCGCCATGGTGCCGAATGCCACGGTTGTGCTGACAGACGTCAACACGCATGACAAGCGCACCGTAACGGCAGGCTCCTCGGGGGAATACACCTTCACTCTGCTGAAGCCGGGCACATACTCACTGACCGTGACGTCGCCGGGCTTCAAGACCTTCCAGATTGCCAACTTCAACCTGTCCGCCGGTGACCGCGCACGTGAAGATGCTCACCTGGCTGTCGGTAACGAAGGCGAAACGATCAACGTTGAGGCGACTACGCCCGCGTTGCGCACGGATTCGTCGGCCCTGATCACGACCGTAACGGAGAAGGCGACGCAGGAACTGCCTTTGAACGGCCGTAACTTCATCAACCTGGTGCAGGTGACGCCGGGCGCTACAGAAGGCCTGAATAACGGTCTGGCCAGCGGCAACCGTCCGGACGATCGTCGTCAGACCTCATCGGTTTCGATGAACGGTCAGGCCGACATGATGAACAACCAGACGATTGACGGCATTGATAACAATGAGCGTGTGATCGGTTCGATTGGTGTTCGTCCTTCGGTGGATGGTATCCAGGAAGTCAGCGTGCAGACGAACGTGTTCACGGCGGAAGTGGGTCGTGCGGCAGGCGCCATTATCAACGTCATTACCAAGTCCGGTGGCAACCAGTTCCACGGCTCAGCATATGAGTTCTTCCGCAATGACAAGCTGAACGCGAACCCGTTCAAATTTGGCGCGAACATTCCCAAGCCGAAGTATCGCCAGAACCAGTTCGGCGCAAGTCTTGGCGGACCCATCATTAAAGACAAGACGTTCTTCTTCGTGGACTACGAGGGGCTGAACAAGGTTTTCAATCAGAACCCTTCGTCTACCACGGTGCCCACGCTCTTTGAGCGCAATAACCTCGGTAACTTCACCGATAATCCGGGTATCAACACGATCGTTCCCGCGGCGAGTTTCGATAAGGTCGCCCAGCAGTACTTCAACCTGTTCCCGCTGCCGAATACCGGTACCGCCAGCACGGTTGCAAACAACTACACCGCAGCGCGTCCTGATTCGCAGTTTTCAAAGACGGGTGACGTTCGTGGCGATCAGCGCTTCAAGAACGGCGATCTGTTCTATGTTCGGTATACCTACAACCGCGTGGATACCAGCATCGGCAGCCTCTTCCCGGCGGTCAGCACTGCGGCAGGTACCATCTTCCCGGGTGGCAACCTCGGTTCCTATCCTGGCCCAGCACTCACGCGCGCCCATCAGGCTCACCTGAACTATGTGCATGCGTTTACGCCGAACCTTCTGCTGGAGTTGAAGGCCGGTTACACGCTGCTGGACAACGCGCAGTATCCGCTGAACTTTGGCAAGGCCATCAACACTGCTTTCGGCCAGCCGAATATTAACGTCGACGGGCGCACCGCCGAACTCTCGGCCGTGAACGTTACGCTAGGTGGCGCAACCCTGGGCAACCGGCCGCCAATCATCTACCACGAGAACACGTGGCAGTATGAAGGCTCCGTCAACTACATTCACGGCAAGCAGATCATCAAGGTTGGCGCAGGTCTCATCCGTCGTCAGGATTCCACTACACAGACCGATACTGCTAATGGCAACTGGGTGTTCAACAACTTCGCCACGCTGCTTTCGGGTGACTATGCGACCGCCGCCCGCAACCAGATTCTGTACACGCCGCGTAACCGTACCTGGGAACCGCACTTCTTCTTTCAGGACGATGTTCACCTGACGCCAAACCTGACGGTGAACCTGGGTGTGCGCTATGACCTGTTTACGCCCTACACCGAAACCAACAACATTCTGTCGAACTTCGACATCGTGCAGCAGAAGTTCCTCATTGCTGGCGTCAATGCGGACTCGCATGGCGGCATCAAGACGGACTACGGTAACGTCGCTCCGCGCTTCGGTTTCGCATACACTCCTGCGCCAAAGACCGTGATCCGTGGCGGCTTCGGTCTCACTTTCGCTCCGGAAAATACCACCTCCGGTTCGGCACTGGTGAACCAGCCCTTTACCGCGACACTGGGACCCTACACGCAGCCAAACGCTCCGACTGGCTATAGCAAGTTTGCAAACGGGATGCCCATCCCGACTGCGAACCCGTACCTTGTTCCGACGGGCAGCGCGACTGCTGCTTTGGATCCGAACTTCAAGTCAACCTATATCGAGCAGTTCAACCTGACTGTCGAACGCGAGTTTGCGGGTTTTGTTGGGACGCTGTCGTATGTGGGTGAGCTCGGTCGCCGCAACGGTTACTATCTGTCGGACTTCAACACAGTTCCGCTTGCACAGGCACCGCTGTCGTTTACAGCTGCTACGCGGGGCAGCACGACCCTTGCTCCTGTAGCGACGACCGACTATAACTCGCGTCGTCGGTTTGCGTCGGGCAACAACACCCAACTGTTGGGGGTGCCGCTGTACCGCAGCACGGGTTCCAGCAGCTACCACGGCTTCCAGGCCGTGTTGAAGCGCCGCTTCAGCAAGGGGCTGGATCTTCAGGCGGCCTATACGCAGTCCCGCCTGTTGGATAACTCTGAATCCATCTCCAACAATGGTGGCAACGGCTTCGGCTCCACGGCTGAGTTGTTGAACAGCATTGAATACGGCAACGGCAACCTGGACATGCGCAGCCGTATTACCGGCACGTTCAACTACGCATTGCCCTTTGGCCAAAACGCACACGGCTTTGTTGGTGTGCTGGCAAAGGGTTGGCAGGCAAACGGCATCGTGGTGTGGGGAACGGGCCTTCCGTTCTCTGTCACGAACAACGTGAACCGTACCGGTACACGTCCCACGGCGACTAACAGCGATCGCGCCACCATGCTTTCCAGCGGTCGCGTCAGCCACCCGACGATCACGAAGTGGTTTGATACGAATGCCTTTGTTTGGCAGGCAAACGGAACGACCAGCACGCAGCGCCGCAACCAGCTTTACGGGCCCGGCATCCAGCGTGTCGATCTGTCGCTGCTCAAGAACTTCGATCTGACCGAGCGCTTCAAGCTCGAGTTCCGTACCGAAGCGTTCAACGTTCTGAACACGGCACAGTTCATCAATCCGTCTGCTTCACTCAACCAGGTGGCATGCACCACGGCCTGTAATAACTTCCCGGTTGCTGGCTATGCGCCAGCGGCTGGTTACGGTGCCATCACCGCAACAGGCAACGCCTATAACCCGCGTCTGATTCAGTTCGCGGCGAAGGTGAAGTTCTAA
- a CDS encoding sugar phosphate isomerase/epimerase family protein, which yields MQEQHTQQEKAVDLTRRGLLKHAATAAALAAVAGKIALPSRAEAQALKRTHAPMALGLLISPFPDAEARIKLVHDLGFPTCFLSLDSYLGKFTPALAKQFNDLFDKYQVIPTTAEAVRPLPLKWNFVEGPSTIGVVPPAYRQARVDALKETSDFAKLLGVGRIQTHCGFIPEDPHDPLYDGTVKAIRELAEHCAGNGQHFLMETGQETPTTMLRMIKDVNHPALGVGLDTANVILYGKANPVDAMKILGPHVQAIHAKDGMWPTDPDKLGKEVQIGKGEVDFPTVLKQLKAVNYTGAISIERETSGPQQVEDVKESKRYLESILKQLNHA from the coding sequence ATGCAGGAGCAGCACACACAGCAGGAAAAAGCCGTAGACCTGACACGTCGCGGCCTTTTGAAGCACGCGGCTACCGCAGCCGCACTGGCCGCCGTCGCAGGAAAGATCGCGCTGCCCAGCCGCGCGGAAGCACAGGCGTTGAAGCGCACGCACGCACCCATGGCCCTGGGACTGCTAATCTCTCCCTTCCCGGATGCCGAAGCCAGAATCAAGCTCGTCCACGATCTGGGCTTTCCGACCTGCTTCCTTTCGCTGGACAGCTACCTGGGCAAATTCACGCCCGCTCTGGCTAAGCAGTTCAATGACTTGTTCGACAAATATCAGGTGATTCCCACCACGGCAGAAGCCGTGCGTCCGCTGCCGCTGAAGTGGAACTTCGTAGAGGGCCCGTCGACCATCGGCGTTGTGCCGCCTGCATATCGCCAGGCTCGCGTCGATGCGCTGAAGGAAACTTCAGATTTTGCCAAGCTCCTCGGAGTGGGCCGCATTCAAACACATTGCGGCTTCATTCCAGAAGATCCGCATGATCCTCTTTACGACGGCACAGTGAAGGCCATCCGCGAACTCGCCGAGCACTGCGCCGGCAACGGCCAGCACTTCCTCATGGAGACCGGCCAGGAAACACCCACCACCATGCTGCGCATGATTAAGGATGTGAACCATCCTGCACTTGGCGTGGGTCTGGATACTGCGAACGTCATCCTTTACGGCAAGGCGAATCCGGTGGATGCCATGAAGATCCTCGGACCGCACGTACAGGCCATCCACGCCAAGGACGGCATGTGGCCCACCGACCCCGACAAGCTCGGCAAGGAAGTGCAGATTGGCAAGGGCGAAGTCGACTTCCCCACCGTACTCAAGCAGCTCAAGGCTGTGAACTATACGGGTGCCATCAGCATTGAACGTGAGACGTCAGGCCCGCAGCAGGTGGAAGACGTGAAGGAATCGAAGCGCTACCTCGAAAGCATCCTCAAGCAGCTCAACCACGCCTAA
- a CDS encoding sugar phosphate isomerase/epimerase family protein, whose translation MESRTMQLDRRNFLRGAGGAAAASILAGEAFAQQKSAAPETLEKGSAFRPLTESEKLDRIAANSYPLRWIFKNRNNVGPKATVQQMQAKYGSITALEYPAYAKKLFPGVTKFDIWSSLFGDITDESQYEASTIYGYDGKPRQITEFNPASANGTKWLEKLAAKQKEEGVFCHHISNNAPRDICELDEAKRKAGVAVAKKWLDGAAIIGAKSMRVNSGGPRIAPSPQPNETSYPKNPELEKYMDQCIQSFKEMAEHGSKVGVKVTLENHWGLTANPINIRTIIEEVNSRWCEASPDFGNWEHKYLVYHALNDLAPYAHTTCHAKHWDRWDNAFGQGTKIDVQRNVRIMMNNGYTGVFALEYEDGPWDGVEGAKYLFEQVKAAL comes from the coding sequence ATGGAGTCACGCACAATGCAACTGGATCGCCGGAACTTTCTGAGGGGCGCGGGTGGCGCAGCGGCCGCCAGCATTTTGGCAGGCGAGGCATTTGCGCAACAGAAGAGCGCAGCACCCGAAACCCTTGAGAAGGGGAGTGCCTTCCGTCCTCTTACTGAGAGCGAGAAGCTGGACCGCATTGCTGCGAATAGTTATCCGCTGCGCTGGATCTTCAAGAACCGCAACAACGTGGGCCCCAAGGCAACTGTGCAGCAGATGCAGGCGAAGTATGGCAGCATCACGGCGCTGGAGTATCCCGCATATGCAAAGAAGCTGTTTCCGGGTGTGACGAAGTTTGATATCTGGTCCAGCCTCTTTGGAGACATTACAGACGAAAGCCAGTACGAAGCGTCAACGATCTACGGATACGACGGCAAGCCGCGCCAGATTACAGAATTCAACCCGGCAAGCGCGAACGGTACTAAGTGGCTGGAGAAGCTGGCGGCAAAGCAGAAGGAAGAAGGTGTCTTCTGTCATCACATCTCAAACAATGCGCCGCGCGATATCTGCGAACTGGATGAGGCGAAGCGCAAGGCTGGCGTTGCTGTTGCAAAGAAGTGGCTGGATGGCGCTGCAATCATCGGCGCAAAGAGCATGCGTGTGAACAGTGGTGGGCCGCGCATTGCGCCGTCACCACAGCCGAATGAGACCAGCTATCCGAAGAACCCGGAGCTGGAGAAGTACATGGACCAGTGCATCCAGTCGTTCAAGGAAATGGCGGAGCACGGTTCGAAGGTGGGCGTGAAGGTGACGCTGGAAAATCACTGGGGTCTGACGGCGAATCCCATTAATATCCGCACCATCATTGAAGAAGTGAACAGCCGCTGGTGCGAGGCGTCGCCGGACTTCGGCAACTGGGAACACAAGTACCTCGTCTATCACGCGCTGAATGACCTTGCACCGTACGCACACACCACATGCCATGCGAAGCATTGGGACCGTTGGGACAACGCGTTTGGTCAGGGCACGAAGATTGATGTGCAGCGCAATGTGCGCATCATGATGAACAATGGCTACACCGGCGTATTCGCACTGGAATATGAGGACGGCCCGTGGGATGGTGTCGAGGGCGCGAAGTATCTGTTTGAGCAGGTGAAGGCAGCGCTGTAA
- a CDS encoding M81 family metallopeptidase yields the protein MQRRSFLKAGSMAALATVVARASSAATTAPRIAYGGIAIECSTYGHIRTRYDEFTITRGDALNAMPRFAVLKERYPDVPFMGTIVATAVPGGPVAREAYDKIKGEFLDRLKALLPLDGLYLPMHGAMTVDGLDDAEADWYEAARKVVGPKCLMAASYDLHGNTSKRIIDALDMLSAYRTAPHVDQKETMFRACDMLVKCLKENIRPTLEWATIPVLMPGERSSTSWEPAKRLWAQLPELNKTPGVMDVSMLVGYVWADQSRSAASVVVTGTNPANEEKVAKNLAQQYWDARKEFAFGDPVCPLDECIDKAMKSDVHPLVLADSGDNPTGGGNGDQATVLEALLKAGAKDVVFGGIADKPATDACYAAGVGKTIPLSIGATLDPIASKPVRVEATVKALLQNVDPAKREAAVQIQGVTLILSAYRRPYHEIVDFTKLGIDPHAAKIVVVKSGYLEPQIKQLAKANLMALTDGAINQDIVHLPKNKNRPPTYPFVDDLTYAPKVYISARSPKHA from the coding sequence ATGCAGCGACGTTCGTTTCTGAAGGCCGGTTCGATGGCCGCACTTGCTACGGTTGTTGCGCGTGCGTCTTCCGCGGCGACGACTGCACCGCGCATCGCGTATGGCGGTATTGCGATTGAGTGCAGCACGTACGGGCACATCCGTACGCGCTATGACGAATTCACCATCACGCGGGGCGATGCGCTGAATGCCATGCCGCGCTTTGCTGTATTGAAAGAGCGTTACCCCGACGTTCCTTTCATGGGCACGATTGTTGCGACTGCCGTTCCCGGGGGACCTGTTGCGCGCGAGGCTTACGACAAGATCAAAGGCGAGTTCCTGGATCGCTTGAAAGCGCTGTTGCCGCTGGATGGTCTGTATCTGCCGATGCATGGCGCGATGACGGTTGACGGCCTCGACGATGCTGAGGCCGACTGGTATGAAGCTGCACGCAAGGTGGTTGGGCCAAAGTGCCTGATGGCGGCAAGCTACGATCTGCATGGCAACACCAGCAAACGCATCATTGATGCGCTGGATATGCTCTCTGCGTATCGCACAGCGCCGCATGTCGATCAAAAAGAGACGATGTTCCGCGCGTGCGACATGCTGGTGAAGTGCCTGAAAGAAAATATTCGCCCCACACTGGAGTGGGCCACGATTCCAGTGTTGATGCCGGGCGAGCGCAGTTCCACAAGCTGGGAACCAGCGAAGCGCCTGTGGGCGCAGTTGCCTGAGTTGAATAAGACGCCGGGTGTGATGGATGTGTCCATGCTCGTGGGCTATGTGTGGGCCGATCAATCGCGCTCGGCTGCATCCGTTGTTGTGACCGGAACGAATCCTGCGAACGAAGAGAAGGTTGCGAAGAATCTGGCGCAGCAGTACTGGGATGCGCGCAAAGAGTTTGCTTTCGGCGATCCGGTGTGTCCGCTGGATGAGTGCATTGACAAGGCGATGAAGTCGGATGTTCATCCGCTGGTGCTTGCAGATTCGGGCGATAACCCAACAGGCGGCGGCAATGGCGATCAGGCTACGGTGTTGGAAGCACTATTGAAGGCTGGCGCGAAGGATGTTGTCTTTGGCGGCATCGCGGACAAGCCTGCAACGGACGCCTGTTATGCAGCGGGTGTTGGCAAGACGATTCCGCTTTCTATTGGAGCAACACTTGATCCCATTGCGAGCAAGCCCGTGCGTGTGGAAGCGACAGTGAAGGCGCTGCTGCAGAATGTTGATCCGGCAAAGCGCGAAGCTGCAGTGCAGATACAAGGCGTCACGCTGATTCTCAGCGCGTATCGCAGGCCGTATCACGAGATTGTGGACTTCACGAAGCTGGGTATCGATCCGCACGCTGCGAAGATCGTTGTGGTGAAGTCCGGCTATCTTGAGCCGCAGATCAAACAACTGGCGAAGGCGAACCTGATGGCGCTGACGGATGGCGCAATCAATCAGGACATTGTGCATCTGCCGAAGAATAAGAATCGTCCGCCAACGTATCCATTTGTGGATGACCTGACCTACGCGCCGAAGGTTTATATTTCGGCGCGCAGTCCAAAACACGCATAA
- a CDS encoding Gfo/Idh/MocA family protein yields the protein MDRRKFLKGTGAACGLLIVKPSTAFGYAANSAVRYGLLGCGGRGTSVATSFAKNTDARIVALGDIFPDQLAKGKLHFDQVNASLGKSAIDPKLTFHGWEAYKAMAANPNIDAVQISTPPFFHVEHLDILTAGGKHVYVEKPVGVDIPQTRRALDIAKRINGKVSVAVGFQIRKATPFVELVNRIHNGDIGKIASLNGYYNSPPATLHDVQNVSQEEYRLRNWLRDKKLSGDILLEQNIHVIDVCNWIMGAHPIKADARASRKIVTGYGNINDNYEVIFTYPGDVEFVFNSTQFNFKGFFDVAEHIFGSNGIAEAPYKGPLRILGPKAWTWNGGPAKTDSKFASDGAFNDNLADADTMKDKDFIGSITSNQYQNQIATGVDSARTCIMGRKSAELGRVATWDELLADNETYEAGLDITKFH from the coding sequence ATGGATCGCAGAAAATTCCTCAAGGGGACCGGCGCTGCCTGCGGACTCCTGATCGTGAAACCCTCCACTGCCTTTGGTTACGCTGCCAACTCCGCCGTGCGTTACGGCCTGTTGGGATGCGGTGGCCGTGGCACCTCCGTCGCCACATCGTTCGCAAAGAACACCGATGCTCGCATCGTCGCGCTGGGCGACATCTTTCCGGATCAACTCGCCAAGGGCAAGCTGCACTTTGATCAGGTGAACGCATCGCTGGGTAAGTCTGCCATTGATCCCAAGCTGACCTTCCACGGATGGGAAGCTTACAAGGCGATGGCCGCAAACCCGAACATCGACGCAGTGCAGATCTCCACGCCGCCGTTCTTCCACGTGGAACATCTCGACATCCTCACCGCGGGCGGCAAGCACGTTTACGTTGAAAAGCCCGTGGGCGTAGACATTCCGCAAACGCGCCGCGCACTCGACATTGCCAAGCGCATCAACGGCAAGGTAAGCGTCGCCGTTGGTTTCCAGATTCGCAAGGCGACGCCCTTCGTCGAACTCGTCAACCGCATTCACAACGGCGACATCGGCAAGATCGCATCACTCAACGGCTACTACAACTCGCCGCCCGCCACCCTTCACGATGTACAGAATGTCTCGCAGGAAGAGTACCGCCTGCGCAACTGGCTGCGTGACAAGAAACTCTCCGGCGACATTCTGCTGGAGCAGAACATCCACGTGATCGACGTCTGCAACTGGATCATGGGTGCGCATCCCATCAAGGCCGACGCTCGCGCCAGCCGCAAGATCGTCACAGGCTACGGCAACATCAATGACAACTACGAAGTCATCTTCACTTATCCCGGCGACGTGGAGTTCGTTTTCAATTCCACGCAATTCAACTTCAAGGGCTTCTTCGATGTTGCCGAACACATCTTCGGCAGCAACGGCATCGCAGAAGCACCCTACAAGGGACCGCTGCGCATCCTGGGGCCGAAGGCATGGACGTGGAACGGTGGACCTGCAAAGACCGACAGCAAGTTCGCTTCCGATGGCGCCTTCAACGACAACCTGGCCGACGCCGACACGATGAAGGACAAAGACTTCATCGGCAGCATCACCAGCAACCAGTATCAGAACCAGATTGCCACCGGCGTGGACAGCGCACGCACCTGCATCATGGGCCGCAAATCCGCGGAGCTGGGCCGCGTTGCCACATGGGATGAACTCCTGGCGGACAACGAGACCTACGAGGCCGGACTCGACATCACGAAGTTCCACTAA
- a CDS encoding copper homeostasis protein CutC, translating to MLQRELEICAETLQACEAANAGGADRIELCAALTEGGVTAGVGFLREAIAASSIPVHALVRPRSGGFVYSPAEFRMACADAEMALSLGAAGIVVGTLTVDGVVETAQTAELIRIANGRPVTFHRAFDLARDLHESLRVVIDLGCSRVLTSGGQPTVMEGLEMLLELMQMAAGKIRIAAGGGMSLQNAPLLTQVPGLDLHGSLRRKVKVEAASDVLWQQGDARVHVEDVLAVAAMVHGH from the coding sequence GTGTTGCAACGAGAACTGGAAATATGCGCGGAGACACTACAGGCATGTGAAGCAGCGAATGCCGGTGGTGCTGATCGCATTGAACTGTGCGCCGCCCTCACTGAAGGCGGCGTTACTGCTGGTGTTGGTTTTTTGCGCGAGGCGATTGCAGCTTCAAGCATCCCAGTACATGCACTGGTCCGTCCGCGCAGTGGCGGCTTCGTGTATTCCCCTGCGGAGTTTCGTATGGCGTGCGCGGATGCGGAGATGGCGTTGTCGCTTGGCGCTGCGGGGATTGTTGTTGGCACATTGACGGTCGATGGTGTTGTCGAAACAGCGCAGACCGCGGAACTGATTCGTATTGCGAATGGACGCCCGGTGACATTTCATCGTGCGTTTGACCTTGCGCGTGACCTGCATGAGTCGTTGCGTGTGGTCATCGATCTTGGTTGCAGTCGCGTGTTGACTTCGGGTGGTCAGCCCACGGTGATGGAAGGCCTGGAGATGCTGCTTGAGCTAATGCAGATGGCTGCAGGAAAGATTCGCATTGCCGCGGGTGGCGGCATGTCGTTGCAGAATGCTCCCCTGCTGACGCAGGTTCCCGGGCTTGATCTGCATGGATCGTTGCGCAGGAAGGTGAAGGTTGAGGCAGCGAGCGATGTGCTCTGGCAGCAGGGGGATGCGCGCGTGCATGTGGAGGATGTGTTGGCCGTGGCGGCGATGGTGCATGGTCATTAA